CCAGCAGAAAGGATTACGAAAGCAACAAAGCGAAATCAAAACTCTCTAAAGCCTGCAAAAGGTTTTTGGGGATTGATTAAAGCGTTGTTTTCATAAATATCACTTTCTTAATTTTACGTTATAATAACCTTCGCTTAAATCTGAATTTTTATCTTAAGAATAAAAAATTGTGCTATGAAAAGATTATTCCTGTTAGTTTTTATACTATCAATTTCTACAGCTTGTCAAGATTCATCAGATAATAATCCTACAGAGAATATTTCTGTAGCAGAGTCTGAAGCTACTCCGGAGTTACTGCCTCTTGTTGAAGGTAAAACTATAAAGAATATTATCTTTTTGATCGGAGACGGTACAGGAATCGCACAGTTAACATCTGGTCAGTATGCAACGGTTGGCTCGGACGGTCTTCTTCATGTGCAAACCATGCCGGTAACAGGGATTGTTAAAACACACTCTTCAGATAATTTAATCACAGACTCAGCTTCTGGGGCTACAGCATATTCCTGCGGCCTGAAGACTTACAATGGTGCCATAGGGGTTAATCCTGATAAAACGCCTTGTAAGACCATCCTTGAGCTTGCTGAGGAAAAAGGTTTAAGCACCGGTCTTGTCTCAACTTCATCTATAACCCACGCAACGCCCGCCAGCTTTGCTGCTCATGTTGAAAGCAGAAGTATGGAAGATGAGATAGCTGCTCAGTTTTTAAATTCAGGTGTTGAAGTATTGTTAGGAGGAGGAGTAGAGTATTTTTCTTCTGAAGATCGATCGGATTCAAGAGATTTGATTTCTGAGTTCAGTGATAAAGGATATCAGGTTCTGCTAAATGCTGATGATCTCAATAATTCAACTTCAGATAAATTGCTTGGTTTGTTTGCTTCTGATGGTTTAGAGAGGGCAGAAGGTGAACCTTCAACAGCTGCTATGACTTCTAAAGCACTTGAGATATTAAACAAAAATGAGAAGGGCTTTTTCCTCATGGTTGAAGGAAGTCAGATTGACTGGGGTGGGCATGGCAACAGTGCTGATTATGTAATTAATGAAGTTCAGGATTTTGATGCGGCGGTTAAAGCAGCGTTAGATTTTGCACAGGAAGATGGCGAGACCCTTGTTGTAGTTACTGCTGATCACGAAACAGGAGGGATGACTCTACAGCGTCAAACTGCGGACGGAGATTCCTTGGAAATTTATTGGACCACAGGCTATCATACCGGTACACCTGTTCCTTTAATGGCATATGGCCCAAATGCTACCGAATTTATGGGCTGGAGAGATAATACTTATGTTGGAAAGAAGTTAGCGGAACTGTTACAGGTTGGTAATCTGCCTATTTTACTCGAAAACTAAAGATGTTATACCTTTAGTTAACATTTGCACTACCGATTCCTGAAATCTCGTTACTCCGTTTAAACTGGATTTCAAAATAAGCACCTGGTTTATCTTCCAGGTTTTTATAAGTGTAGGTAGCGTCAATTTGCTCGCTCAGTAGCCTGATTAGGTGTAAGCCAAGAGAGCTGCTTTCTCCTTCAACAAAGTCAGGTTCAAAGCCAATACCATTATCTTCAATCTTTATACTTATCAGTTCATTTTCTTCGGTTAGCTCAAAATCGATTTTACCAAGTTCATGCCCATCGAAAGCATGCTTGTAGATATTGGTCAAAACTTCATTCACAATTAATGAAGCCGGAATAGCCTGATTAATATTAAGCTTCAATGGGTTACAATGAATGTTTGTTTCAATTGGAGTTGAGGTTTGAAGGGTATCGGATATATTCTCAACCAATTTTTGAAGCGTTTCAGAAAACTCAAGTTGTGAAAAGCTCTGCGATTGATACAGTAGCTCATGAACGGTGGCCATTGTTTTTATGCGCACCACGCTATCATATAGTTTTGCTTTTAGCTCATCATCATCCGATTCAAAAGCCTGCAGCTGCATCATTCCGGATACTACTGCCAAATTATTTTTAACTCTGTGGTGAATTTCAGAAAGAAGAGTATTTTTTTCAGTTAAGGACTCTTGAATCTTGTTTTCAGAAACCTTTTCTGAGGTGATGTCTTTTTGCGTTGCCCATACACGGGTTAGGTAACCATTTTCTACTACCCCAGTGATGCTATTCAGAAAGTATTTTGGATTCCCGTCTTTGTCTACCTCAACGCTTAGTTCATCTTTAATATCATATCCTGATTCGATGATATTCGTCAAATACTCAATATTTTCTTCTTCACCAATTGCCCCCCATAAAGCATTTAGATCTTTGCCAATTAATGAGTCAATGTCATTGTAACCGTACATATTTGCCATCACCAAATTGCAGGTCGATATGTAACCATTTTCAAAAATCAGTTCTCTTTGTTCATCAACAGGTAAGGAGCTATCGATAGGTTCTCTAAACTCGAACAGGTAGATGCCTTCGCTGCTATTTTGAACAAATCCTCTGTATTTTTCCTCACTTTCCTTTAATGACTGTTCCGATTTTTTTTGCTCTGTTATTTCAACAGAAGTACCTACAAGCCTAGTTATTTTGTTATCCTCATCTTCGATAGGGGTGATGGTAGTCAAGAAATACCTTTCACCTTCATCCGGTAAATCAACTTGTTCTTCGTAGGAAATTCTCTCACGCTTATCTACACATTGTTGGTACATGGAGGAAGTGTAATTGGCAAGTCTTTCCGGAAGAATTTCATGAATAAACTTCCCAACAATATCAGATCGCTTTTTATTGATAGAAGTCAGCTGAG
The window above is part of the Balneola sp. genome. Proteins encoded here:
- a CDS encoding alkaline phosphatase, giving the protein MKRLFLLVFILSISTACQDSSDNNPTENISVAESEATPELLPLVEGKTIKNIIFLIGDGTGIAQLTSGQYATVGSDGLLHVQTMPVTGIVKTHSSDNLITDSASGATAYSCGLKTYNGAIGVNPDKTPCKTILELAEEKGLSTGLVSTSSITHATPASFAAHVESRSMEDEIAAQFLNSGVEVLLGGGVEYFSSEDRSDSRDLISEFSDKGYQVLLNADDLNNSTSDKLLGLFASDGLERAEGEPSTAAMTSKALEILNKNEKGFFLMVEGSQIDWGGHGNSADYVINEVQDFDAAVKAALDFAQEDGETLVVVTADHETGGMTLQRQTADGDSLEIYWTTGYHTGTPVPLMAYGPNATEFMGWRDNTYVGKKLAELLQVGNLPILLEN